The Leucobacter sp. UCMA 4100 genome window below encodes:
- a CDS encoding CapA family protein, with product MRLMLTSCAIVGTVLLALTGCAPEPEPEAPQPVEEAPAPEPEPEPEPVAQPGKGPECPTDHCVSVTVSGDLLFHEGLWSGFAVPTTAEGHNFDFSSLLEGMKPYLDRADLNICNMETPLADFGGPYSAFPMFSVPPEVAFAAADVGYDVCTTATNHAVDQGTEGLVRTLDTLDAAGIQHTGTARSPEEDDEVLIVEANGVKIGIVAATFSLNGLYAEHDWQVDYPLMPELAIERAQKARELGAEIVIGAQHVGTEYTSEPNWEQVDNATALAESGAFDFIVNHHSHAPQPFDVINDTPVLYGTGNAISESAPEERHLNNEFVFTRVQFAQQDDGSWATNDIAWAAATNRQNGDYRWCSVASDAPQGVCQGEAFDADVRTRTEVTMTRFEAPLVREWRITDE from the coding sequence ATGCGACTCATGTTGACGAGCTGTGCCATTGTCGGCACAGTACTGCTTGCACTCACGGGCTGTGCCCCCGAACCAGAGCCAGAGGCTCCTCAACCGGTCGAAGAGGCACCTGCCCCTGAGCCAGAGCCCGAACCAGAGCCGGTTGCGCAACCGGGCAAGGGGCCTGAATGCCCCACAGATCACTGCGTCTCGGTGACGGTCTCGGGCGACCTGCTCTTCCACGAGGGGCTTTGGAGTGGCTTCGCCGTGCCCACCACGGCCGAGGGGCACAACTTTGACTTCTCGTCACTCCTGGAGGGTATGAAGCCCTACCTTGACCGAGCCGACCTCAACATCTGCAACATGGAGACGCCGCTCGCTGATTTCGGTGGCCCGTACAGCGCCTTCCCGATGTTCTCGGTGCCGCCGGAGGTGGCGTTTGCGGCGGCAGACGTTGGGTACGACGTGTGTACCACCGCGACGAACCACGCCGTCGATCAGGGCACCGAGGGGCTCGTGCGAACCCTCGATACGCTCGACGCCGCTGGCATTCAACACACCGGCACGGCGCGAAGCCCTGAAGAAGACGATGAGGTGCTCATCGTTGAAGCGAACGGCGTCAAGATCGGCATCGTCGCGGCGACCTTCTCGTTGAACGGGCTCTACGCCGAACACGACTGGCAGGTTGACTACCCGCTCATGCCAGAGCTCGCGATCGAGCGGGCGCAGAAGGCCCGTGAGTTGGGCGCCGAGATCGTTATTGGTGCGCAGCACGTTGGCACCGAGTACACGAGTGAGCCGAACTGGGAGCAGGTCGATAACGCGACGGCGCTCGCCGAGAGCGGGGCCTTCGATTTCATCGTGAATCACCACTCGCATGCTCCCCAGCCATTCGATGTCATCAACGACACCCCGGTGCTGTATGGCACTGGCAACGCGATCAGTGAGTCGGCCCCAGAGGAGCGGCACCTGAACAATGAGTTCGTGTTCACCAGGGTGCAGTTCGCGCAGCAGGACGATGGCTCGTGGGCCACGAACGACATTGCCTGGGCTGCGGCAACGAATCGCCAGAACGGCGATTACCGCTGGTGCTCAGTTGCCTCTGACGCGCCTCAGGGAGTGTGTCAGGGCGAGGCCTTTGACGCTGACGTGC